The following proteins come from a genomic window of Megalobrama amblycephala isolate DHTTF-2021 linkage group LG1, ASM1881202v1, whole genome shotgun sequence:
- the LOC125247987 gene encoding uncharacterized protein LOC125247987 isoform X3 → MSIINMTCGEIQSSVGFVFVILPVILNQTLNDPDCEQSWYTEDGHLLADPSDPHKLMYPVTSVSSDRLVTSDCVDELHHEIQCHSKRITHETVFRVRNETAATPNSDVLDEVTPSLQLSDHLWWISVLVIIFLLAFLCFMLRKRIFRGKRGSPVSMRMIQGTGI, encoded by the exons ATGTCTATCATCAACATGACGTGTGGAGAGATTCAGTCCTCAGTGGGGTTTGTGTTCGTGATTCTGCCTGTGATTCTGAATCAAACACTCAATGATCCTGACTGTGAGCAGAGCTGGTATACTGAG GACGGGCATCTGTTAGCAGATCCTTCAGATCCACACAAACTGATGTATCCCGTGACGTCTGTATCATCTGATCGACTCGTCACTTCTGACTGTGTGGATGAACTTCATCATGAGATTCAGTGTCATTCTAAAAGA aTCACACATGAGACCGTGTTCAGAG tgagGAATGAAACTGCAGCGACTCCAAACTCAG atgttctgGATGAAGTGACTCCATCTCTCCAGCTCTCAG ATCACTTGTGGTGGATTTCTGTTCTTGTCATCATCTTTCTTCTGGCATTTCTCTGTTTCATGCTGCGTAAAAGGATCTTCAG AGGGAAGCGCGGCTCACCTGTGAGCATGAGGATGATCCAGGGAACAG GGATCTGA
- the LOC125247987 gene encoding uncharacterized protein LOC125247987 isoform X4, with translation MSIINMTCGEIQSSVGFVFVILPVILNQTLNDPDCEQSWYTEDGHLLADPSDPHKLMYPVTSVSSDRLVTSDCVDELHHEIQCHSKRITHETVFRVRNETAATPNSVTPSLQLSDHLWWISVLVIIFLLAFLCFMLRKRIFRGKRGSPVSMRMIQGTGI, from the exons ATGTCTATCATCAACATGACGTGTGGAGAGATTCAGTCCTCAGTGGGGTTTGTGTTCGTGATTCTGCCTGTGATTCTGAATCAAACACTCAATGATCCTGACTGTGAGCAGAGCTGGTATACTGAG GACGGGCATCTGTTAGCAGATCCTTCAGATCCACACAAACTGATGTATCCCGTGACGTCTGTATCATCTGATCGACTCGTCACTTCTGACTGTGTGGATGAACTTCATCATGAGATTCAGTGTCATTCTAAAAGA aTCACACATGAGACCGTGTTCAGAG tgagGAATGAAACTGCAGCGACTCCAAACTCAG TGACTCCATCTCTCCAGCTCTCAG ATCACTTGTGGTGGATTTCTGTTCTTGTCATCATCTTTCTTCTGGCATTTCTCTGTTTCATGCTGCGTAAAAGGATCTTCAG AGGGAAGCGCGGCTCACCTGTGAGCATGAGGATGATCCAGGGAACAG GGATCTGA